One Lycium barbarum isolate Lr01 chromosome 5, ASM1917538v2, whole genome shotgun sequence genomic window carries:
- the LOC132639903 gene encoding uncharacterized protein LOC132639903 yields MASSIYAYALIFLCISIEVSPSVSQLHGGDDLLPGLDRQVSNSLVLDTTKCIASVLDVPGCVEEIITSLLSIQLRLIGPQCCKAALEFEDSCLPNIFPLSSLFPFTLRSLCPIQGSLPPTPPQLLVPTVARKVKN; encoded by the coding sequence ATGGCTTCTTCTATCTATGCGTATGCACTTATTTTCTTGTGCATATCCATCGAAGTTTCTCCGAGTGTCTCACAATTACATGGAGGTGATGATCTTTTGCCAGGTTTAGACCGTCAAGTCAGTAATAGTCTTGTTTTGGATACCACAAAATGTATAGCATCGGTGTTAGATGTTCCTGGATGTGTTGAGGAAATTATAACATCTCTCTTAAGTATTCAATTACGATTGATTGGTCCTCAATGCTGCAAAGCTGCATTAGAATTTGAGGATAGTTGTTTGCCTAATATCTTCCCTCTGAGTTCTCTTTTCCCTTTTACACTTAGGAGTCTCTGCCCCATTCAGGGTTCATTACCACCAACACCCCCTCAACTTCTAGTTCCAACAGTAGCACGCAAAGTTAAGAACTAA
- the LOC132642817 gene encoding uncharacterized protein LOC132642817 produces MASSIYAYALIFLCIPIEVSPSVSQLHGGDDLLPGLDRQVNNSLVLDTTKCIASVLDVPGCVEEIITSLLSIQLRLIGPQCCKAALEFEDSCLPNIFPLSSLFPFTLRSLCPIQGSLPPTPPQLLVPTVARKVKN; encoded by the coding sequence ATGGCTTCTTCTATCTATGCGTATGCACTTATTTTCTTGTGCATACCCATCGAAGTTTCTCCGAGTGTCTCACAATTACATGGAGGTGACGATCTTTTGCCAGGTTTAGACCGTCAAGTCAATAATAGTCTTGTTTTGGATACCACAAAATGTATAGCATCGGTGTTAGATGTTCCTGGATGTGTTGAGGAAATTATAACATCTCTCTTAAGTATTCAACTACGATTGATTGGTCCTCAATGCTGCAAAGCTGCATTAGAATTTGAGGATAGTTGTTTGCCTAATATCTTCCCTTTGAGTTCTCTTTTCCCTTTTACACTTAGGAGTCTCTGCCCCATTCAGGGTTCATTACCACCAACACCCCCTCAACTTCTAGTTCCAACAGTAGCACGCAAAGTTAAGAACTAA
- the LOC132639902 gene encoding uncharacterized protein LOC132639902, with the protein MASSVYAYALIFLCISIEVSPSVSQLLEGGGLLPGLEGHVGNGLLPGIPKCLATVLSVSGCVEELITSFLSIQPRLISPQCCKAALHFEDSCLPKIFPLSSFFPFTLRSLCPIQGSLPPTPLQAPAQTAARKVKN; encoded by the coding sequence ATGGCTTCTTCTGTCTATGCATATGCGCTTATTTTCTTGTGCATATCCATCGAGGTTTCTCCCAGCGTCTCACAATTACTTGAAGGTGGCGGCCTTTTGCCAGGTTTAGAGGGTCATGTCGGTAATGGTCTTCTTCCGGGTATCCCAAAATGTTTAGCAACGGTGTTAAGTGTTTCTGGATGTGTCGAGGAACTTATAACATCTTTCTTAAGTATTCAACCTCGATTGATTAGTCCTCAATGTTGCAAAGCTGCATTACACTTTGAGGATAGTTGTTTGCCTAAGATTTTTCCTTTGAGTTCGTTTTTCCCTTTTACACTTAGAAGTCTCTGCCCCATTCAGGGTTCATTACCACCAACACCCCTTCAAGCTCCAGCTCAAACGGCAGCACGCAAAGTTAAGAACTAA